One Clarias gariepinus isolate MV-2021 ecotype Netherlands chromosome 18, CGAR_prim_01v2, whole genome shotgun sequence genomic window carries:
- the LOC128506352 gene encoding macrophage mannose receptor 1-like: protein MSHKWVLVFLFSSACGTETYIPHRYHFVNENKTWSEAQTYCRQKYTDLASINNMEEMMKLNNTLKMETVNQAWIGLQRGDTGRWQWSLADQTFYRDGDTYRNWSSGQPDNQGNNEYCVGMKKDGSWHDDKCDKSQNFVCYEAINSRYTLINEMKTWRDAQTYCRKNYIDLVSVRNQTENEEIKNVRQNFSNEYVWIGLFNDSWKWSDQSNSSFRYWSFNKPSKDLKCTAMNVSDQLYWSDMNCTENLPFICHENKLVLIKQNLTWKEALRYCRNNHYDLVSVLTQEMQLWVKEVARNASTEHVWLGLRHTCTLGFWYWVTGETICFQDWAPGNGTGFEDCRDEERTGAVQSGGDQQWISLPQSNTLNFICSNY, encoded by the exons ATGAGTCATAAATGGGTTTTGGTTTTCCTGTTCTCCTCAG CATGTGGTACAGAGACATATATTCCTCATCGCTATCACTTTGTGAATGAGAATAAAACCTGGAGTGAAGCTCAGACTTACTGCAGACAGAAATACACTGATCTCGCCTCCATCAACAACATGGAAGAGATGATGAAGCTGAATAACACACTGAAGATGGAAACTGTAAACCAAGCTTGGATCGGTCTACAGAGAGGAGACACTGGGAGATGGCAGTGGTCTCTGGCAGACCAAACTTTCTACAGAGATGGAGACACTTACAGAAACTGGAGTAGTGGTCAACCAGACAACCAAGGAAACAATGAGTACTGTGTTGGGATGAAGAAGGATGGGTCATGGCATGATGACAAGTGTGACAAATCACAAAATTTTGTGTGTTATGAAG caatcaATAGTAGATACACATTGATTAATGAGATGAAGACCTGGCGTGATGCTCAGACCTACTGCAGAAAGAACTACATCGACCTGGTCAGTGTGAGGAACCAAACTGAGAATGAGGAGATCAAGAATGTGAGGCAGAATTTCTCTAATGAATATGTTTGGATTGGTCTGTTTAATGACTCCTGGAAGTGGTCAGATCAGAGTAATTCCTCATTCAGATACTGGAGCTTTAACAAACCCAGTAAAGATTTGAAATGTACTGCAATGAATGTGTCTGATCAACTCTACTGGAGTGACATGAACTGTACAGAAAACCTTCCGTTCATCTGCCATGAGA ATAAACTTGTATTGATCAAGCAGAATCTGACCTGGAAAGAAGCTCTGAGATACTGCAGGAACAATCATTATGACCTGGTCTCAGTGCTCACTCAGGAGATGCAGCTCTGGGTGAAGGAAGTGGCTCGAAACGCCTCCACTGAACACGTGTGGCTCGGCCTGCGTCACACCTGCACTCTGGGCTTCTGGTACTGGGTGACTGGAGAGACGATCTGCTTCCAGGACTGGGCCCCGGGGAACGGGACAGGGTTTGAAGACTGCAGGGATGAGGAGAGAACCGGAGCAGTTCAGTCTGGAGGAGATCAGCAGTGGATCAGCCTGCCTCAGAGCAACACACTCAACTTCATCTGCTCTAACTATTAA